A genomic segment from Helicobacter sp. NHP19-012 encodes:
- a CDS encoding type II restriction endonuclease codes for MTNPTPFTEFLATLQKTNRTLDFFVDWQKCLENRKKTRLYATHLNALLGVSALDLPAKVAQLFKDNQEAFSLLPLLLAIRNPKELVKQGTLQDYLQSPKGICTLLHESGLFEILSTHKVKDLNDLILGIEVGLDSNARKNRSGALMEQYLEHAFKEAKLNFKTQVSVTEFKDLHASFGNDIKKFDFVIYGAQTTYFIECNFYSSGGSKLNEVARAYLELAPRFAKHPHKEFIWITDGQGWLEAKNKLQEAYKSVRVYNLSQLDTLLRELNHA; via the coding sequence ATGACAAACCCCACGCCTTTTACTGAGTTTCTAGCCACTTTGCAAAAAACCAACCGGACGCTTGATTTTTTCGTGGATTGGCAAAAGTGCCTAGAAAATCGCAAAAAAACCCGCCTTTACGCCACGCATTTAAATGCCCTACTAGGTGTGAGCGCACTAGACTTGCCCGCCAAAGTGGCGCAACTTTTTAAAGACAACCAAGAAGCCTTTAGTCTTTTGCCCCTACTGCTTGCCATTAGAAACCCTAAAGAGCTTGTCAAACAAGGGACTTTACAAGATTATTTACAAAGCCCAAAGGGCATTTGTACGCTGCTACACGAGAGCGGGCTATTTGAGATTTTGAGCACACACAAGGTTAAGGACTTGAACGACCTGATCCTAGGGATTGAAGTGGGCTTAGACAGCAACGCGCGCAAAAACCGCAGTGGGGCGCTGATGGAGCAATATTTAGAACACGCCTTTAAAGAGGCCAAGTTAAATTTCAAAACGCAAGTGAGTGTAACCGAGTTTAAAGACCTGCACGCCAGTTTTGGCAACGACATTAAGAAGTTTGATTTTGTGATCTATGGCGCACAGACGACCTATTTTATCGAGTGCAATTTTTACAGCAGTGGGGGGAGTAAATTAAACGAGGTCGCACGGGCGTATTTGGAGCTTGCCCCCCGCTTTGCCAAGCACCCGCATAAGGAATTTATTTGGATCACAGACGGGCAAGGGTGGCTTGAGGCGAAAAACAAACTCCAAGAAGCCTATAAAAGTGTGCGTGTCTACAACTTAAGCCAGCTAGACACCCTTTTAAGGGAACTAAACCATGCTTAA
- a CDS encoding DNA-methyltransferase produces the protein MLKPTFSSVDQKFTLYHANCLEVLPHLKESVDLIFADPPYFLSNGGLSIQSGQIVSVNKGEWDKSQGLEHMHAFNVEWLGLAKAALKPTGSLFISATYHNLFSLGLALQALGFKLLNIITWHKSNPPPNFSCRTLAHASEQILWARKSPKHAHIFNYRRMKEINGNKQMRDVWTLPAIAPWEKSLGKHPTQKPLSLLSRLILMASTEESLICDPFSGSGSTGIAANLLGRNFVGIERELEFIELATKRKEDLDSRFGELSKKISKWIA, from the coding sequence ATGCTTAAGCCCACTTTTTCTAGCGTGGATCAAAAATTCACCCTCTACCACGCCAATTGCTTGGAGGTGTTGCCCCATTTAAAAGAGAGTGTGGATTTGATCTTTGCCGATCCGCCCTATTTTCTCTCCAATGGGGGGCTTAGTATCCAAAGCGGGCAGATCGTGAGCGTCAATAAGGGTGAGTGGGATAAAAGCCAAGGGCTAGAGCACATGCACGCTTTTAATGTGGAGTGGCTGGGTTTGGCTAAAGCCGCCCTAAAACCCACGGGCTCATTGTTTATCAGCGCGACTTATCACAATCTCTTTTCTTTGGGGTTGGCCTTGCAAGCTTTGGGCTTTAAACTCTTAAATATCATCACTTGGCATAAGAGCAACCCCCCGCCTAATTTTTCTTGCCGCACCTTAGCGCACGCCAGTGAGCAGATTTTGTGGGCGAGAAAAAGCCCCAAACACGCCCACATTTTCAATTACCGGCGCATGAAGGAAATCAACGGCAATAAGCAAATGCGCGATGTTTGGACCTTGCCCGCCATCGCCCCGTGGGAGAAGAGCCTAGGCAAGCACCCCACACAAAAACCCCTAAGCCTATTAAGCCGTTTGATCCTTATGGCAAGCACAGAGGAAAGTCTTATTTGCGACCCTTTTAGTGGTTCGGGTTCTACGGGCATTGCGGCGAATTTATTAGGGCGCAATTTTGTGGGGATTGAAAGGGAGTTAGAGTTTATAGAGCTAGCCACTAAGCGCAAAGAGGATTTGGATTCGCGTTTTGGGGAGTTGTCTAAAAAAATTTCTAAATGGATCGCCTAA
- a CDS encoding NTP transferase domain-containing protein yields MQIEGKQFDKALLPFGNGTLLEYQYHKLQAWFQGVYISCKERYHLSASYLIEGEGHFNPLVGMVHGLAALRSPLIFIPVDMPFITQESLLKLYKNRQKAPLVYLKSPKTFYLPNLCQPSALDLLQEALDEEQEKVGAVFKKIGFGVEVKESKEFCNLNTYSDYIKALNG; encoded by the coding sequence ATGCAAATAGAGGGTAAGCAGTTTGACAAAGCTTTATTGCCCTTTGGCAATGGCACACTTTTAGAATACCAATACCATAAACTCCAAGCGTGGTTTCAAGGGGTTTATATCTCTTGCAAAGAGAGATACCACCTAAGTGCTTCGTATTTGATCGAGGGCGAAGGGCATTTTAACCCCTTAGTGGGGATGGTGCATGGTTTAGCTGCCCTAAGAAGTCCTTTGATCTTTATCCCCGTGGATATGCCCTTCATCACCCAAGAGAGTCTTTTAAAGCTTTATAAAAACCGCCAAAAAGCCCCCTTGGTTTATCTCAAGAGCCCCAAGACTTTTTATTTACCAAATTTATGCCAGCCCAGTGCCCTAGACTTGTTGCAAGAAGCCCTAGACGAGGAGCAAGAGAAAGTGGGGGCGGTGTTTAAGAAAATAGGCTTTGGGGTGGAAGTGAAAGAGAGCAAAGAGTTTTGCAATTTAAACACCTATAGCGACTACATAAAAGCACTCAATGGCTGA
- the flhB gene encoding flagellar biosynthesis protein FlhB, whose translation MAEEEKTELPSAKKIEKAREEGNVAKSLEVLGFLGLVASFGGIFTFFSFWLKSFESMFRQSLQWIKLDFTPHNLHALSLQLLKDILWVLLPFLLLVGLVAFLANVLQFGFLFSPKAIAPKWSKINPITGFKNLFGLKRFLDGLLITTKVFIAFLLGFVLVYSFVDELVGVAQFNYKDQLLWFKSKSLEVIASLLFLFLVASILDFMLKRRQYINSLKMTKQEVKDEYRQQEGNPEIKVKIKQLMLKNSMSKMMAAIPSANVVVTNPTHYAVALRFEEKDPAPIVVAKGVDHLAIRIKGVAREHEIEIIENPKLARQLYQDVDIDEVIPKVLFETVAIVFAQVAHIQQMKNR comes from the coding sequence ATGGCTGAAGAAGAAAAAACCGAGCTGCCCTCAGCCAAAAAGATCGAAAAGGCCAGAGAAGAGGGCAATGTCGCCAAGAGTTTGGAGGTCTTGGGGTTTTTGGGCTTGGTGGCGAGTTTTGGGGGGATTTTTACGTTCTTTAGCTTTTGGCTTAAGAGCTTTGAAAGCATGTTTAGGCAATCTTTGCAGTGGATCAAGCTAGACTTCACGCCCCATAATTTACATGCGCTCTCTTTGCAACTACTCAAAGACATTTTATGGGTGCTCTTGCCCTTTCTCTTATTAGTGGGGCTTGTCGCGTTTTTGGCTAATGTCTTGCAATTTGGCTTTTTATTCAGCCCCAAAGCCATTGCGCCCAAGTGGAGCAAAATCAACCCCATCACGGGCTTTAAAAATCTCTTTGGGTTAAAGAGGTTCTTAGACGGGTTACTCATCACCACTAAAGTTTTTATCGCTTTTCTTTTGGGTTTTGTTTTGGTGTATTCGTTTGTAGACGAACTTGTGGGCGTGGCGCAGTTTAACTATAAAGATCAACTTTTATGGTTTAAAAGCAAATCCTTAGAAGTCATCGCTAGCTTGTTGTTTTTATTCTTAGTGGCTTCGATCTTGGACTTCATGCTAAAACGCCGACAATACATCAACTCGCTCAAAATGACAAAGCAAGAAGTCAAGGACGAATATAGGCAACAAGAAGGTAACCCTGAGATCAAAGTCAAAATCAAACAGCTCATGCTCAAAAACTCCATGAGCAAAATGATGGCAGCCATCCCAAGCGCCAATGTGGTCGTTACCAACCCCACGCACTACGCTGTGGCTCTGCGCTTTGAGGAGAAAGACCCCGCCCCTATAGTCGTGGCTAAGGGAGTCGACCACTTGGCGATCCGCATTAAAGGCGTGGCAAGGGAGCACGAAATAGAAATCATAGAAAACCCCAAACTCGCCCGCCAACTCTACCAAGATGTGGATATTGATGAGGTGATCCCTAAGGTGCTCTTTGAGACAGTGGCGATTGTGTTTGCCCAAGTGGCGCACATCCAACAAATGAAAAACCGCTAA
- a CDS encoding alpha/beta fold hydrolase — MAKNEHINSDNPPYLELYFDHYEPTQSKGVVVQIATGMVEHKEHYKWVASELCSRGYVVFVADHRGHGLSVLENGGEIFWGEMGDEGFEWAAKDMAKLAKHIKSLYPTHKLVVLGHSMGSLLARRWVQHDYAPLDALVLTGTPAPFLGLRLCAFLLKILSHLNIHFKGGVNALFSLHPRVRAYQGNWVCRNTGALRLLRVDPASRFVFSTKSFALLVQGAFKVFHTHAYGRKDLPILFLSGLDDVCGGFGVGVIKAHRCLEKQGFKDIELRLFSKDRHKILDESDKQAVLESLLEWLESKGL; from the coding sequence GTGGCTAAGAACGAACACATTAACAGCGACAACCCCCCTTATTTAGAACTTTATTTTGACCACTACGAGCCCACGCAATCTAAAGGGGTAGTGGTGCAGATTGCCACGGGCATGGTGGAGCATAAGGAGCATTATAAATGGGTAGCTAGCGAGCTTTGCTCTAGGGGGTATGTGGTCTTTGTCGCCGATCACAGAGGGCATGGCTTGAGTGTGTTAGAAAATGGTGGCGAGATTTTTTGGGGGGAGATGGGCGATGAGGGCTTTGAGTGGGCAGCCAAAGACATGGCTAAACTTGCCAAACACATAAAAAGTCTTTACCCCACGCATAAGTTAGTGGTGTTAGGCCATAGCATGGGTTCGTTGCTCGCACGGCGGTGGGTGCAACACGACTACGCCCCCCTGGACGCTTTGGTTTTAACCGGCACGCCCGCCCCCTTCTTGGGCTTAAGGCTATGCGCCTTTTTGCTAAAAATCTTAAGCCATTTGAATATCCACTTTAAGGGCGGGGTCAATGCACTCTTTAGTTTGCACCCCAGGGTGCGGGCGTATCAGGGTAATTGGGTGTGCCGCAATACGGGGGCGTTGCGCCTCTTAAGGGTCGATCCGGCTTCGCGCTTTGTGTTTAGCACCAAGAGTTTTGCGCTCTTAGTGCAAGGGGCTTTTAAGGTGTTTCACACCCATGCCTATGGGCGCAAGGATTTACCCATTTTGTTTTTAAGCGGATTAGATGATGTGTGTGGGGGCTTTGGCGTGGGGGTGATTAAAGCGCACCGTTGCCTAGAGAAACAGGGCTTTAAGGATATTGAACTGCGTCTTTTTTCTAAAGATCGCCATAAAATCCTAGATGAGAGCGACAAGCAGGCGGTGCTAGAGAGCCTTTTAGAGTGGCTAGAGAGTAAGGGGCTTTAG
- a CDS encoding menaquinone biosynthesis family protein gives MLSIAHSPDADDIFMFYALAFGWVSFPKPFTHHALDIESLNQEALKGTHAISAISFGLYPLIKEHYALLQPATSFGQGYGPKLIRRKDKPLKKNFKVALSGQYTTNALLFRLYYPQARVVYKHFLEIEGAVLSGEVDAGVLIHESILEFNSDLMVEKEIWEVWCELTQSALPLPLGGMALRRSIPLTQAIRMQRALSQAIVIALKHQDLLADMLLERSLVRVNKAHLDTYLGMYANASSCALSEEQMAGIDALFALGFKHGLYPELVACRDYLIPDSYENLRFS, from the coding sequence ATGTTGAGCATAGCGCACAGCCCCGATGCGGACGATATTTTTATGTTTTACGCCCTAGCCTTTGGCTGGGTGAGTTTCCCTAAGCCTTTCACGCACCACGCCCTGGACATAGAGAGTCTAAACCAAGAAGCCCTCAAAGGCACGCACGCCATTAGTGCCATTAGTTTTGGGCTCTATCCGCTCATTAAGGAGCATTACGCCCTATTGCAGCCGGCCACGAGTTTTGGGCAAGGTTATGGACCTAAGCTCATTCGGCGCAAGGACAAGCCCCTTAAAAAGAACTTTAAAGTGGCCTTGAGCGGGCAATACACCACAAACGCCCTTTTATTTCGGCTCTACTACCCACAGGCGCGGGTGGTGTATAAGCATTTCTTAGAGATTGAGGGGGCGGTGCTCAGCGGGGAGGTGGATGCGGGGGTGCTCATCCACGAGAGCATTTTAGAATTTAATAGCGATTTAATGGTAGAAAAAGAGATTTGGGAGGTGTGGTGTGAGCTGACCCAAAGCGCGTTGCCTCTGCCTTTAGGGGGGATGGCTCTTAGGCGCTCGATCCCTTTAACGCAGGCCATACGCATGCAAAGGGCGTTGAGCCAAGCCATCGTCATTGCCCTAAAGCACCAAGATTTATTAGCGGATATGCTTTTAGAGCGCAGTTTAGTTAGGGTCAATAAGGCGCATTTAGACACCTACCTAGGTATGTATGCCAATGCCAGCTCTTGCGCTTTGAGTGAAGAGCAAATGGCAGGCATTGATGCCTTGTTTGCGTTGGGCTTTAAACACGGGCTTTACCCTGAGCTTGTGGCGTGCAGGGACTACTTGATCCCCGATAGCTATGAAAATCTGCGCTTTTCTTAA
- a CDS encoding methyl-accepting chemotaxis protein has translation MRLLNGLRLQGKIIAIISIPMVTLLFFMFWQLYDTYNPLLSNKDLVHQIEVSKHLSWLVHEMQKERGMSAGFLSSGGVQFAHRLQEQRKHTDVKLEDLKKFLSSISGLDSNYVQNLQRGLNFLDRLPQIRNAMESKDKKAIVDSTVAYFTQSITIFLDTVLKSINIIHNSEISNALMGYASFLYTKEMSGLERATADRIFIANDPADPQYAHFIALVAKQEVFEKYFLSFADAQSIALFKRVSKDSSFRDVEKMRQILMKKYLMGGFGVDPSMWFNTITRKIDLLKQVEDSISAHITKLARVEIIKDTHYLEFLAVCETLLILITTILSFSVMRHISKRLQKVNKTLEHIVVNKTFTDKINITTNDEIGFMGRSVNVFIEYMRDTLQRIFKQVQNNTAISRSLNTISAGLDSNSKQIKQISQNNTDLSRSSRQALDESLSMSISTRDLLEGVLKNVSDTKAAVAVIDEHVQRNMTNEENDVVKMQSLSTEAQNIRGILDTLTEIAKQTNLLALNAAIEAARAGEHGRGFAVVADEVRALAERTQNSITESESIVKHILESIAKINQERKDNLQLMQVLTQHSSDMQSHVNHLSSVIVGVVDQSLANLDNINRINKHTTNILENGDKIASCVQDLLKINDSMQKSSNDLNKQTNDLNTFLSVFKI, from the coding sequence TTGCGTTTACTAAATGGTTTGAGGCTACAAGGCAAAATCATAGCGATCATTTCTATCCCTATGGTTACCTTATTGTTTTTTATGTTCTGGCAGTTGTACGACACTTACAACCCTTTGCTGTCCAATAAGGATTTGGTGCACCAAATAGAGGTTTCTAAACACTTATCTTGGTTAGTGCATGAAATGCAAAAAGAGCGGGGGATGAGCGCAGGGTTCTTGTCGAGTGGTGGGGTGCAATTTGCCCATAGGCTGCAAGAACAAAGAAAACACACAGATGTAAAGTTAGAGGATCTTAAAAAGTTCTTAAGTTCTATTTCGGGTTTAGACTCTAATTATGTGCAAAACCTACAAAGGGGGCTTAATTTTTTAGACCGATTGCCACAGATCCGCAATGCTATGGAGTCCAAAGACAAGAAGGCGATTGTAGATAGCACGGTTGCATACTTTACGCAGAGCATTACGATATTCCTTGACACCGTGCTTAAGTCTATTAATATTATCCATAATTCTGAAATCTCTAATGCTTTGATGGGTTATGCCAGTTTTCTTTACACTAAAGAGATGTCTGGGTTAGAGCGCGCCACGGCTGACCGCATTTTTATTGCCAATGACCCCGCCGATCCGCAATACGCACATTTCATTGCCCTAGTGGCTAAACAAGAAGTCTTTGAGAAATATTTTCTATCCTTTGCAGATGCACAAAGCATCGCGCTCTTTAAGCGTGTTTCTAAGGACTCTAGTTTTAGGGATGTGGAAAAAATGCGCCAAATATTGATGAAAAAATACCTCATGGGGGGATTTGGGGTTGATCCATCGATGTGGTTCAATACCATTACAAGAAAAATCGATTTGCTTAAACAGGTGGAGGATAGTATTAGTGCGCACATCACAAAGCTTGCTAGGGTTGAGATTATAAAAGATACCCACTATCTTGAATTTCTAGCAGTCTGTGAAACATTACTCATTCTCATTACAACGATTTTGTCTTTCTCGGTGATGCGCCATATCTCTAAGAGATTGCAAAAGGTCAATAAGACACTAGAACATATTGTCGTCAATAAAACTTTCACAGATAAGATCAACATCACCACTAACGATGAAATAGGTTTTATGGGTAGGTCTGTAAATGTCTTCATAGAATACATGCGCGACACCTTGCAAAGAATCTTTAAACAGGTGCAAAACAATACAGCTATCTCTAGATCTTTGAACACCATTTCCGCAGGTTTGGACTCAAATTCTAAACAAATCAAACAAATTAGTCAAAACAACACGGATTTAAGCCGCTCCAGTCGACAAGCATTAGATGAAAGTTTATCTATGTCTATTTCTACTAGAGATCTTTTAGAGGGCGTGTTAAAAAATGTCTCTGACACGAAAGCAGCTGTGGCTGTGATTGATGAACATGTCCAGCGCAATATGACCAATGAAGAAAATGATGTGGTGAAAATGCAATCTTTATCCACAGAGGCACAAAATATACGGGGCATTCTAGACACACTCACAGAGATAGCTAAGCAAACAAATTTATTAGCTCTCAATGCAGCCATCGAGGCGGCGCGGGCGGGTGAGCATGGCAGGGGCTTTGCGGTGGTGGCTGATGAGGTGCGGGCTTTGGCTGAAAGAACCCAAAATAGCATCACGGAAAGCGAATCCATCGTCAAACATATCTTAGAGTCCATCGCCAAGATCAACCAAGAGAGAAAAGACAATCTCCAATTAATGCAAGTGCTGACCCAGCACTCAAGCGACATGCAAAGCCATGTAAATCATCTTTCTAGCGTGATCGTTGGTGTTGTGGACCAATCTTTAGCCAATCTCGATAACATCAATAGAATCAACAAGCACACCACAAATATCCTTGAAAATGGAGACAAGATCGCCTCGTGCGTGCAAGATTTATTAAAGATCAACGATTCCATGCAAAAGTCTTCTAACGATCTCAATAAACAGACTAATGATTTAAACACTTTCCTTAGTGTTTTTAAAATTTGA
- a CDS encoding outer membrane beta-barrel protein has product MSADVRDGFFVGGRLGLTNVSPSYEAPQHNASNPSDTQAFALQQQLNADIDKLVANLNSIAIKAIENALKNNKETYRAQNNQVSTTGDVNNLDPLSTPLLNGLESQDNTLEQAIAQKIGALDAMIANKQIPDTPEIQQASTEYANILKALQEGSKNLIHEINDAIDAYNKALDAAKAAYKSALEKHQQTAQENTQYQQKERAYDQQKQQYNKASGVVNDYNQTLDNLIQNIREYVPQYNNQGDQISNPPSWQAFLNNLKSISGNLDAINAMISANKAILTMPWNPQEFSQYQQDGYHEAQGSACRVDQSAAQAAGGWGQYFINCIQNMVPKLDQGILPTNPYQLIEVQSWFYQKAVLISDLKKIGGYSENTIQNAEEGLINAYQSYLNTLSTSSFPTPGQAHNPYPTPTPPGKPPPPISPLPNPKFSYKFSFAKIASLNVPQFATRPNLSGMVHAFSNAFYHDMGINGSLVAGYQHFFSQHLGFSLDAFLGYGYIRSPIYTSLPFFKRLQDVQVNVGGNLIYDFNTPENGESHAFYGIFAGVQGGSTNFVLSAGGQNLWRASYNLDVDLGLRFQFSTNIIKWGVDLPLLHQDINWQIDSTHLYLDEDFKDIGIFITYEKLIF; this is encoded by the coding sequence GTGTCTGCCGATGTGCGCGATGGGTTTTTTGTAGGGGGGCGGCTAGGTTTGACAAATGTGAGCCCCTCTTATGAAGCACCACAGCACAATGCCTCTAATCCCTCTGATACCCAAGCTTTTGCCTTGCAACAGCAACTCAACGCCGATATTGACAAGCTTGTTGCCAATCTCAATAGCATAGCGATCAAAGCCATAGAGAATGCCTTGAAGAACAATAAGGAGACCTATAGGGCACAAAACAATCAGGTTTCTACTACAGGGGATGTAAACAACCTCGATCCGTTATCCACTCCGCTTTTAAATGGGCTTGAAAGCCAGGACAACACTTTGGAGCAGGCCATTGCACAAAAGATTGGAGCACTGGATGCGATGATAGCTAACAAACAGATTCCAGATACTCCAGAAATCCAGCAAGCCAGCACCGAGTATGCCAACATTCTAAAAGCCCTGCAAGAGGGATCTAAAAATTTAATCCATGAGATCAATGATGCGATCGATGCCTATAACAAGGCATTAGATGCAGCCAAAGCTGCCTACAAGAGTGCTCTTGAAAAACACCAACAAACCGCACAAGAAAACACCCAGTATCAGCAAAAAGAACGGGCTTATGATCAACAAAAGCAGCAATATAATAAAGCTTCAGGAGTTGTCAATGACTACAACCAAACGCTAGACAACCTGATTCAAAACATCCGCGAGTATGTGCCCCAATACAACAATCAAGGAGACCAGATAAGCAATCCCCCTTCATGGCAGGCTTTTTTGAATAATCTTAAATCCATTAGTGGCAATCTTGATGCGATCAATGCAATGATTAGCGCCAATAAAGCGATACTGACAATGCCCTGGAACCCCCAAGAATTTAGCCAATACCAGCAAGATGGTTACCACGAAGCTCAAGGTAGCGCGTGCAGGGTGGATCAAAGTGCTGCTCAAGCTGCTGGTGGGTGGGGGCAGTATTTTATAAATTGCATACAAAACATGGTGCCCAAACTAGATCAAGGAATACTGCCCACCAATCCATACCAGCTCATAGAAGTCCAGTCATGGTTCTACCAAAAAGCGGTGTTGATCTCTGATTTGAAAAAGATCGGGGGCTATAGTGAAAACACTATTCAGAATGCTGAAGAGGGACTAATCAATGCATACCAATCCTACTTAAATACTCTTAGCACCTCTAGTTTTCCCACTCCTGGGCAAGCACACAACCCTTATCCAACTCCCACACCCCCGGGCAAACCTCCTCCCCCTATTAGTCCACTCCCCAACCCAAAATTTAGTTACAAATTTAGTTTTGCCAAGATTGCAAGTTTAAATGTTCCTCAATTTGCCACCCGTCCCAATTTATCAGGCATGGTGCATGCCTTTAGCAATGCCTTTTACCATGACATGGGCATCAATGGTAGTTTGGTGGCTGGCTACCAGCACTTTTTTAGCCAACATCTAGGGTTTTCCTTAGATGCTTTCCTAGGTTATGGCTATATACGCAGCCCTATTTATACCAGCCTCCCATTCTTCAAACGCTTGCAGGATGTCCAAGTAAATGTAGGTGGAAATCTCATCTATGATTTTAATACGCCTGAAAATGGCGAGTCTCACGCATTTTATGGGATATTTGCGGGGGTGCAAGGGGGCAGCACTAACTTTGTGTTGAGTGCTGGCGGTCAAAATCTGTGGCGCGCCTCTTACAATTTAGATGTGGACTTAGGTCTTAGGTTTCAGTTTTCAACAAATATTATTAAGTGGGGGGTTGATCTCCCACTCCTACACCAAGACATCAATTGGCAGATAGACTCCACACATCTATATCTTGACGAGGATTTTAAAGACATTGGGATTTTTATAACTTATGAAAAACTAATCTTTTAA
- a CDS encoding NAD(P)H-dependent oxidoreductase yields MQTLSPMALNSFLHRRFACKKFDPNTPLSKEVLEQILEAARLAPSSYNTQPWEFVVLQGAMKDKLLPYVYFNTELVKSCAVLVVVGYMHFSELNAAYLSRFYTKEYHERVSKGVEVLLKERLKNDQTLIEAYMKEQCYIAVGQMTLAATLMGVDSCIIGGFEAQKVQSVLNAYFNPPNIACLVALGKAAMPTTIKARKEKGSAIKYLL; encoded by the coding sequence ATGCAAACACTAAGTCCAATGGCACTTAACAGCTTTCTACACCGCCGCTTTGCGTGCAAGAAGTTTGACCCCAACACCCCCCTATCCAAAGAGGTCTTGGAACAAATCCTAGAGGCGGCAAGACTTGCCCCAAGTTCCTATAACACCCAACCCTGGGAGTTTGTCGTTTTGCAAGGCGCGATGAAAGACAAACTCTTGCCCTATGTTTACTTTAACACCGAATTGGTTAAAAGTTGCGCCGTTTTGGTGGTCGTGGGCTATATGCACTTTAGTGAGCTTAACGCCGCTTACTTGAGCCGCTTTTACACCAAGGAATACCACGAAAGGGTCTCTAAAGGGGTGGAGGTTTTGCTAAAAGAACGCCTAAAAAACGATCAAACCTTGATTGAAGCCTATATGAAAGAGCAATGCTACATTGCGGTGGGGCAAATGACTTTAGCTGCCACTTTAATGGGCGTGGATTCGTGCATCATCGGGGGCTTTGAGGCACAAAAAGTTCAAAGCGTGCTGAACGCCTATTTTAACCCCCCAAACATCGCTTGCCTAGTGGCTCTGGGTAAAGCCGCCATGCCCACCACGATTAAAGCCCGCAAGGAAAAGGGGAGTGCCATTAAGTATCTTTTGTAA
- a CDS encoding epoxyqueuosine reductase QueH, whose translation MQKGMLVHICCSVDSHYFLQEIQKLYPHTPLTGFFYNPNIHPKEEHDLRLLDVKRSCMALNIPLLEGDYTLEAWMQAVRGLEQEKEKGKRCNVCFDVRLEVSAQMALMLGSKRFSTTLLSSPMKEQEVLKAQGETIAKKYGLEFVYVNVRAKGGVEKQNALAKKDKLYRQNYCGCVFALEKQRQAQDKPCTELISPLNRQIHPTSVTSRLELFKQRQELEAKAQNYQLLQQNLQTYLLLRGYANTKGEVIASQILAHSATKKAKIKDLQIAKTTLKPTLAEEILCKRLDILPPTLEINLGFSPKDDTLFLDTAGVAHILNTPQTPVKSLKLTYKQELYLREKIAGAESIQPIFIVQDLNALLGGVVEVEITAAFFEQKNFYLLQTIS comes from the coding sequence ATGCAAAAAGGCATGTTGGTGCACATTTGTTGTTCGGTCGATAGCCATTATTTCTTGCAAGAGATACAAAAGCTTTACCCCCACACCCCTCTTACAGGTTTTTTTTACAACCCCAACATACACCCAAAAGAAGAGCATGACTTGCGTCTGCTCGATGTCAAACGCTCGTGCATGGCTTTAAATATCCCTTTGCTCGAGGGCGATTACACCTTAGAGGCGTGGATGCAAGCCGTTCGGGGTTTGGAGCAAGAAAAAGAGAAGGGCAAAAGGTGCAATGTCTGCTTTGATGTCCGTTTAGAAGTGAGCGCACAAATGGCGTTAATGCTTGGGTCAAAGCGTTTTAGCACCACCCTACTTTCAAGCCCCATGAAAGAGCAAGAAGTGTTGAAGGCGCAAGGAGAAACCATAGCAAAAAAATACGGCTTGGAGTTTGTCTACGTTAATGTGCGCGCCAAAGGAGGGGTGGAAAAACAGAACGCCCTTGCCAAAAAAGACAAGCTCTACCGCCAAAACTATTGTGGTTGTGTCTTCGCTCTTGAAAAGCAACGCCAAGCGCAAGACAAGCCTTGCACAGAATTAATCAGTCCCCTAAACCGCCAAATACATCCCACTAGCGTGACTAGCCGTTTGGAGCTTTTTAAACAACGACAAGAGTTAGAAGCCAAGGCGCAAAACTACCAACTCTTACAACAAAACCTACAAACTTATCTACTTTTAAGAGGATATGCTAACACAAAAGGAGAGGTGATTGCTAGCCAAATCCTTGCCCACTCCGCCACCAAGAAAGCTAAAATCAAGGATTTACAGATTGCTAAAACCACTCTAAAGCCCACTTTAGCCGAAGAAATTCTTTGTAAAAGGTTGGATATTTTGCCCCCCACGCTAGAAATTAATCTAGGTTTTAGCCCCAAAGACGACACATTATTCCTAGACACCGCTGGCGTGGCACACATTTTAAACACCCCACAAACCCCCGTAAAATCTTTGAAGCTCACCTACAAGCAAGAACTCTATTTGAGAGAGAAAATAGCCGGAGCTGAGAGCATCCAGCCCATTTTTATCGTGCAAGACTTAAACGCCTTACTTGGGGGTGTTGTTGAAGTGGAGATCACCGCTGCATTTTTTGAGCAAAAAAACTTTTACCTACTCCAAACTATCTCTTGA